The DNA sequence TAAACTTAAGTGCATTTGATAGTAAATTTAATATAATTCGTTCCATTTTATCTAAATCAAACCCAACAATTTTTTCTTCTATATCAGTATCAAATATTACATTCATTCCCTTTTGATTTGCAAAATCACTTACTGATTCACATATACTTTCAATAAAGTTTACTAAGTCATAATTTTGTGGATTAAACTCTACATTTTCATAATTTAACTTGGTCGAATCAATTAAATTATCTACTAGTTTTAATAACCTATATCCATTTTGCTTTATTATATTTAAATATCTACTATCTTTTTGATTTGTTTTATTATTCACAATTTTATATCTGTGATTTAACATTTGGACTGAACTAAAAATAAGATTTAGTGGTGTTCTTAGTTCATGTGCTATATTGGCTAAAGCTTCTGATCTAGCTTTTTCTAAATATTCTTCATATTTTTTACGTTCATTTATGTTTCTAGCAATTCCTATTAATCCTAGTACTTCTCCATTTGATGATAATAAAGGTGTTTTTATAGTCTCAAGGTGTATTACTTCGTTATTTTTTAAAGTAACTTGTTCATAATAAGTTTTAGTTGTATTAGATTCGATAACTTCTAAATCTTTAATTCTATAATTTTCACAATTTTCATTAACAATAGGCAATTCATCATCACTTTTTCCTATTATCTCGCTTCTATCTAGTTCTAATAAATCTTGTGAATAACTTTTATTGCATCCTATTATCTTGCTTTCTTTATCCTTATAAAATATGTAATCTGGAATTGCGTCAGCTAAGGTCTGAATTGCTCTTAAATTATTAATTTCATTATTTTCTGTAATCCATATAATATGTCCTTTTTCAGATATTGAATTACAAGATATGTTGTACCATCCATCTAGCTTTTCTATATATATTTGTTTATCTTCCCCAACTTTTAGAGCCTTATCTACTATATTGGGAAGTATATCATTTATACTTTTTCCTAATATGTCATCAAATTTAATGTTTAATAATTTGCAAGTTTTATCATTTAAGTCTTTTATTATAAAGTCAGTAACTATTTCGTCCTCATTTTTTGCAACTTCACCATACATGTATGGTGAAGGACATGTTTTTAATAATTTACTATAAATTTTAAAATCTTCCATTACCCCACCCCTAATAAAAATACTCTAATTAGATTATAGCAAATTTATATTTAGATTTCATTATTAAAATGTTAATAATGTTAATATTGTTTATACTTTGTTAATAACTCTGTGGATTATTAATTTTACCTTATTTTTTTAAAATTTAAATTTAAAATTTAATTAATTTTCGTCATATGAAATCATTTTCTTGCCATATTTTTTACTATATATGTAATAAATTAACTCCTAAAGCTTTATTTTTTTCCCAATTTGAATTAAAATTATAAATAATAGTAATTATATAATAATAATAAAAATTTAATAGATAAAGAGGTAACGAATATGTCAAATGAAAATAAGTCATCAAACTTCATAAGAAACATAATAGTTAATGATTTAGAAACTAAAAAACATGATACTATCATAACTCGTTTCCCTCCAGAACCAAATGGTTATTTACATATCGGACACGCTAAATCTATATGTTTAAACTTTGGTTTAGCTGAGGAATTTAAAGGAAACGTAAACTTAAGATTCGATGATACAAATCCTGTAAAAGAAGATGTAGAGTATGTAAACTCTATAAAAGAGGATGTAAAGTGGTTAGGATTTGATTGGACTAACTTATACTTTGCTTCTAACTACTTTGATGAAATGTATGAAAGAGCCGTTTTACTTATAAAAAAAGGTAAAGCTTTCGTATGTGATTTAAATGCAGAACAAATGAGAGAATATAGAGGTTCATTAACAGAACCTGGAAAAGAAAGTCCTTATAGAAATAGAACTGTTGAGGAAAATCTTGATTTATTTGAAAGAATGAAAAACGGAGAATTTAAAGATGGAGAAAAAGTATTAAGAGCTAAAATAGATATGTCTTCTCCTAACATAAACTTAAGAGACCCTGCAATATATAGAATATCTCACTCTCACCATCATAATACTGGTGATAAGTGGTGTATATACCCTATGTATGCATTTGCCCATCCAATAGAAGATGCTATAGAAGGAATAACTCACTCTCTATGTTCTTTAGAGTTCGAAGATCAAAGACCTTTATATGATTGGGTTGTAGCTGAATGTGAAATGCCTAAAGTTCCTCGTCAAATAGAATTTGCCAGATTAAATCTTACAAATACTGTTATGAGTAAAAGAAAACTTAAGCAACTTGTTGATGAAGGTGTAACTGATGGTTGGGATGATCCTCGTATGCCTACTATAGCTGGTCTAAGAAGAAGAGGATATACTCCAGAAGCTATAAGAAACTTCTGTAATGAAATAGGAGTTGCTAAAGCAGATTCTACTGTTGATAGCCAAATGTTAGACTATTTTGTAAGAGAAGACTTACAACCTAAAGCTCCACTTGCTATGGGTGTATTAAAGCCTCTTAAGTTAGTTATAACTAATTATCCTGAAGGACAAGTAGAAATGCTTGAAATAGAAAACAATGCTAAAGATGAAACTAAAGGAAAGAGATTAGTTCCATTTTCTAGAGAAATATATATAGAACAAGAAGACTTTATGATAGAGCCAGTTAAAAAGTACTTTAGATTATTCCCTGGTAATGAAGTTAGATTAAAAGGTGCATACTTTGTTAAATGTAATGACTTCATAACTGATGAAGATGGTAATGTTACTGAAATTCATTGTACTTATGACCCAGAAACTAAGAGTGGTTCTGGATTTACTGGCCGTAAAGTTAAAGCTACAATTCACTGGGTAGATGCTAACTCTGCTGTTCCTTGTGAGTTTAGATTATTTGAGCCATTAATTTTAGACGATGCTCCAGAAAATGAAGGTAAACACTTCTTAGAACAAATTAATCCAAATTCACTTGAAATTGTTCAAGGTCTTGTAGAAAAAACTGCTATAGAAAATGCTAAGCCTCAAGATAAGTTCCAATTTGTAAGACATGGATTCTTTAATGTAGATGATAAATATACTACTGAGGACAAATTAGTGTTTAACAGAATAGTTCCTTTAAAAAGCTCATTTAAGCCTAAAAAGTAATTAAAAGCTCCCTATAGGGAGCTTTTTTATATCTCAAATGTTGAATTATCTATGAATTTTATATCTTTATCTAAATATTTTATATCATCAACTAATTTTAATAATGCTAAATCCTTTTTCTTAGCTTCTATCATAATATCAAAATTTCTATTGCTCTTTTCTTTCATTAAGTATATAAAATCCATAAAACTTTTGCTATCTATAAAATCTGCATGTTTTCTATCCTTATCAAATTCCTTAGGACTTGAAAAGTGAATCTTTGGAGGTAATTCTTCATTCTTCCAAGTATCAAAAACCTCATTTATTATATCGCTTAATTTTTCTCCATCATTTTTACATATATGGTGATGAACATCTAAAACCATAGGTAATTTTGTAAACTTACATATATTAAGTACATCTCTAGCACTAAATACTTTATCATCATTTTCTAAAATTAACCTACTTACAACCTCTTTAGGAAAATACTTTAAATTATTTATAAATCTCTTAATGCTTTCTTCTTTTCCACCTTGTGAACTACCTATATGAATTACCATTTTCCCATTTTTATAATTTATATCATCAAATAATTGACTTTGAAATTTTAAACTTTTTATAGTGTTTTCTACAACCTCATCTCGTAAACTATTTATTACATTAAACTGATCAGGGTGCGTATCAACCCTCATATTATTATCTTTTATAAGTTTGCCTATATACTCAAAATCTTTTTTGAAATACTTTCTATATTGAAAGTTTACTTCTGGATG is a window from the Paraclostridium sordellii genome containing:
- a CDS encoding PAS domain-containing sensor histidine kinase, whose amino-acid sequence is MEDFKIYSKLLKTCPSPYMYGEVAKNEDEIVTDFIIKDLNDKTCKLLNIKFDDILGKSINDILPNIVDKALKVGEDKQIYIEKLDGWYNISCNSISEKGHIIWITENNEINNLRAIQTLADAIPDYIFYKDKESKIIGCNKSYSQDLLELDRSEIIGKSDDELPIVNENCENYRIKDLEVIESNTTKTYYEQVTLKNNEVIHLETIKTPLLSSNGEVLGLIGIARNINERKKYEEYLEKARSEALANIAHELRTPLNLIFSSVQMLNHRYKIVNNKTNQKDSRYLNIIKQNGYRLLKLVDNLIDSTKLNYENVEFNPQNYDLVNFIESICESVSDFANQKGMNVIFDTDIEEKIVGFDLDKMERIILNLLSNALKFNRQGKDIEVTIKDLNENIQISVKDEGIGIPDCEIYKVFDRFKQIKNKKVNSKVGSGIGLSLVKSLVELHGGNIQVESKLGQGSEFIVTIPNTICSKKVDILDRISFKEKFVQKIEVEFSDIYA
- a CDS encoding glutamine--tRNA ligase/YqeY domain fusion protein, which encodes MSNENKSSNFIRNIIVNDLETKKHDTIITRFPPEPNGYLHIGHAKSICLNFGLAEEFKGNVNLRFDDTNPVKEDVEYVNSIKEDVKWLGFDWTNLYFASNYFDEMYERAVLLIKKGKAFVCDLNAEQMREYRGSLTEPGKESPYRNRTVEENLDLFERMKNGEFKDGEKVLRAKIDMSSPNINLRDPAIYRISHSHHHNTGDKWCIYPMYAFAHPIEDAIEGITHSLCSLEFEDQRPLYDWVVAECEMPKVPRQIEFARLNLTNTVMSKRKLKQLVDEGVTDGWDDPRMPTIAGLRRRGYTPEAIRNFCNEIGVAKADSTVDSQMLDYFVREDLQPKAPLAMGVLKPLKLVITNYPEGQVEMLEIENNAKDETKGKRLVPFSREIYIEQEDFMIEPVKKYFRLFPGNEVRLKGAYFVKCNDFITDEDGNVTEIHCTYDPETKSGSGFTGRKVKATIHWVDANSAVPCEFRLFEPLILDDAPENEGKHFLEQINPNSLEIVQGLVEKTAIENAKPQDKFQFVRHGFFNVDDKYTTEDKLVFNRIVPLKSSFKPKK
- the uvsE gene encoding UV DNA damage repair endonuclease UvsE; the encoded protein is MKVRLGYVAIALNLPKVTSSSTLTYARYTKLNSNIDKINKLKEVTRSNIEDLEKILRYNIENNIHFYRITSNLIPLGTHPEVNFQYRKYFKKDFEYIGKLIKDNNMRVDTHPDQFNVINSLRDEVVENTIKSLKFQSQLFDDINYKNGKMVIHIGSSQGGKEESIKRFINNLKYFPKEVVSRLILENDDKVFSARDVLNICKFTKLPMVLDVHHHICKNDGEKLSDIINEVFDTWKNEELPPKIHFSSPKEFDKDRKHADFIDSKSFMDFIYLMKEKSNRNFDIMIEAKKKDLALLKLVDDIKYLDKDIKFIDNSTFEI